A part of Entelurus aequoreus isolate RoL-2023_Sb linkage group LG03, RoL_Eaeq_v1.1, whole genome shotgun sequence genomic DNA contains:
- the bdkrb1 gene encoding B1 bradykinin receptor, whose amino-acid sequence MEPVMLVTTAVPENSSSSLHSDFLTSAEFATIRLIVPPYIFTVCVLGLLLNAFVLCVFLAHKDRLTVAEVYLSNLAVADFAVLCGLPFWGANILNDYNWLYGDTLCKMVNGVIMVNFYTSVYTLVMISVDRYLAIVRTMKARWLRRTRHAKVTCVFLWILGFLLSTPTMLHRKAMYNEEFQITACLLDYGNSWKLANQLLLNIVGFVLPALVIVFSSRAIIKALAQRKDTVGLHDVNDTKASVLLYAVTLLFILCWGPFQVFTFFDTLCDVHVLDVKLWSHALNIGGQVSAYLGILNSVLNPLLYVLSGQYFRKKVSAIYRRTLRQRRGSDMTTYQRSVVSTYIQRPEQIKPVVI is encoded by the coding sequence ATGGAGCCAGTGATGCTTGTGACGACGGCGGTTCCTGAAAACAGCAGCTCGTCGCTCCATTCCGACTTCCTCACGTCCGCCGAGTTTGCCACCATCCGCCTTATTGTCCCGCCGTACATCTTCACTGTATGCGTGCTCGGCCTCCTATTGAACGCCTTCGTCCTGTGCGTGTTCCTCGCTCACAAGGATCGACTGACCGTGGCGGAAGTCTACCTGAGCAACCTGGCCGTTGCCGACTTTGCGGTCCTTTGCGGCCTCCCCTTCTGGGGCGCCAACATTCTTAACGACTACAACTGGTTGTACGGCGACACCTTGTGCAAAATGGTCAACGGCGTCATTATGGTGAACTTCTACACCAGCGTCTACACCCTGGTGATGATCAGCGTCGACCGTTATCTGGCCATCGTGAGGACCATGAAGGCGAGGTGGCTGCGACGGACGCGGCACGCTAAGGTTACCTGCGTCTTCCTGTGGATTTTAGGGTTCTTGCTCAGCACGCCGACCATGCTGCACCGAAAAGCGATGTACAATGAGGAATTCCAGATCACTGCCTGTCTATTGGACTACGGAAACTCCTGGAAGTTAGCCAATCAGCTTCTTCTGAACATTGTTGGCTTTGTCCTGCCTGCTCTGGTGATCGTCTTCAGCAGCAGGGCTATAATCAAGGCTTTAGCTCAGAGGAAGGATACCGTAGGCCTCCACGACGTCAACGACACAAAGGCCTCTGTGTTGTTGTACGCCGTCACGCTGCTCTTCATCCTCTGCTGGGGGCCCTTTCAAGTCTTCACCTTTTTCGACACCCTCTGCGACGTCCATGTGCTGGATGTCAAACTGTGGTCCCACGCTTTGAACATAGGAGGGCAAGTTTCTGCCTATCTCGGAATACTTAACAGTGTCCTGAACCCTCTGCTGTACGTCCTATCAGGGCAATATTTCAGGAAGAAAGTAAGCGCCATCTACAGGAGGACTCTACGACAGCGCAGAGGATCGGACATGACCACATATCAACGTTCTGTCGTGTCCACCTACATTCAGAGGCCTGAGCAGATAAAGCCTGTCGTCATTTAA
- the LOC133646264 gene encoding B2 bradykinin receptor-like: MAALTTRLPELNITNAYSDQNSTNETQCIDLNEWDWLTRHQPVYLFIITALGIVLNVFVLLVFCLHKKACTVAEIYLSNLAAADLVLVSCLPFWAVNISQGFNWPFGEALCKVVNAGIKMNAYCSIYFLVLVSMDRYVALVHPMSHGRMRRPKYAKLGCLLVWGLGLLLSASTLIFRAVKYFPEFEVRACISDYPSQMVELVCDGMLITFSFIIPISIITFCTITIIRALKKQSFARSNAQKSEQKATTLVLVVLVTFLICWVPLHLFTALDVLHKAKILVGCALERVLAICDQIFAYLAFLNSVVNPILYVIVGKNFRKKVQEVCKQCAVSTVTTASTRSNTSATLKTFT; encoded by the exons ATGGCTGCTCTAACTACGAG ATTACCGGAGCTGAACATCACAAATGCTTACAGTGACCAAAACTCCACAAATGAAACGCAGTGCATCgatttaaatgaatgggattgGCTCACCCGCCACCAGCCAGTCTACTTGTTCATCATCACGGCGCTGGGAATCGTGTTAAACGTCTTCGTGCTGCTGGTCTTCTGCCTCCACAAGAAGGCGTGCACGGTAGCCGAAATCTACCTCAGCAACCTGGCGGCCGCCGACCTTGTCCTGGTGTCTTGTCTGCCCTTCTGGGCCGTCAACATCAGCCAAGGTTTCAACTGGCCTTTTGGAGAGGCCCTTTGCAAAGTGGTCAATGCAGGCATCAAGATGAACGCTTACTGCAGCATCTACTTCCTTGTCCTGGTTAGCATGGATCGCTATGTGGCGCTGGTGCATCCCATGTCCCACGGACGAATGCGCCGTCCCAAGTATGCCAAACTGGGATGTTTGCTGGTGTGGGGCTTGGGCTTGTTACTGAGCGCTTCAACGCTGATTTTCAGGGCGGTGAAGTATTTTCCAGAGTTTGAAGTTCGAGCTTGCATCTCGGATTATCCGAGCCAAATGGTAGAGCTGGTCTGCGACGGGATGCTGATCACCTTTAGCTTCATCATCCCAATTTCCATCATCACATTCTGCACCATCACAATCATCCGGGCGCTAAAGAAACAGTCATTTGCGAGGTCCAATGCCCAGAAAAGTGAGCAGAAGGCCACCACGCTGGTGCTGGTCGTCCTCGTAACCTTCCTCATCTGCTGGGTGCCTTTACACTTATTCACCGCACTAGATGTGCTCCATAAAGCAAAAATTTTGGTAGGATGTGCCCTCGAAAGAGTTTTAGCAATTTGCGACCAGATCTTTGCCTACCTGGCTTTTTTAAACAGCGTCGTCAATCCTATCTTGTATGTCATTGTTGGGAAAAATTTCCGGAAAAAGGTTCAAGAAGTCTGCAAACAGTGTGCCGTCAGCACGGTGACGACCGCGTCTACTCGTTCGAACACTTCCGCAACACTGAAGACTTTCACATAA